The following are encoded together in the Heterodontus francisci isolate sHetFra1 chromosome 41, sHetFra1.hap1, whole genome shotgun sequence genome:
- the lrrc4ba gene encoding leucine-rich repeat-containing protein 4B has product MMMMMMKAHQTQRMRFNFGRTVSRLVFLTLWALSLLAGLVQSHVCPKGCSCSNQFSKVICTRYELREVPDSISTNTRYLNLQENVIQVIKADTFKQLRHLEILQLSKNLIRQVEVGAFNGLTNLNTLELFDNRLTTVPSGAFEYLSKLRELWLRNNPIESIPSYAFNRVPSLRRLDLGELKKLEYISDAAFEGLINLRYLNLGMCNLMEIPNLTPLIKLEELELSGNRLEVIQPGSFQGLTNLRKLWLMHAQIQLIERNAFDDLQSLEELNLSHNNLTSLPHDLFTPLHRLERVHLNHNPWHCNCDVLWLSWWLKETVPSNTTCCARCHSPPNLKARYIGELDQSHFTCYAPVIVEPPTDLNVTEGMAAELKCRAATSMTSVNWMTPNGTLMTHGSYRVRISVLHDGTLNFTNVTVQDTGLYTCLVSNSAGNATASATLNVSAVDSSNSYSYFTTVTVETVEVVDEPKSTEREPGPTPSGHWETPYSTTSLTPRSTKSTEKAFTVPITTEVTDNIMAGLDDVMKTTKIIIGCFVAITFMAAVMLIIFYKLRKQHQLHKHHGQARTIEIINVEDDMAEATPGDNCLTLPAVDHEHLNHYTAYKAHYNNNTTTTGGGGGALNCTKNPLHNSVHEPLLFKSSSKENVQETQI; this is encoded by the coding sequence atgatgatgatgatgatgaaggcaCATCAAACGCAAAGGATGAGATTCAACTTTGGCAGGACTGTTAGCCGTCTCGTGTTTTTGACCCTTTGGGCTTTGTCACTGCTGGCCGGACTCGTCCAGTCTCACGTCTGCCCCAAGGGCTGCTCGTGCAGCAACCAGTTCAGCAAGGTGATCTGCACACGCTACGAGCTGCGGGAGGTGCCTGACAGCATCTCCACTAATACCCGCTACCTTAACCTGCAGGAGAACGTCATCCAGGTCATCAAGGCGGACACCTTCAAGCAGCTGCGGCACCTGGAGATCCTGCAGCTCAGTAAGAACCTGATCCGGCAGGTGGAAGTCGGGGCCTTCAATGGTCTCACCAACCTCAACACGTTGGAGCTCTTCGACAACCGGCTCACCACCGTGCCCAGCGGGGCTTTCGAATACCTGTCAAAACTCAGAGAACTTTGGCTGAGGAACAACCCCATCGAGAGCATCCCTTCCTATGCTTTCAACCGGGTGCCCTCGCTGCGGCGTCTAGATCTGGGCGAACTGAAGAAATTGGAGTATATCTCAGACGCAGCCTTTGAGGGGCTGATCAACCTGAGGTACCTCAACCTGGGAATGTGTAACCTGATGGAGATCCCAAACCTCACTCCCCTCATTAAACTGGAGGAGCTAGAGTTATCGGGCAACCGCCTGGAGGTGATTCAGCCGGGCTCCTTCCAAGGCCTCACCAACCTGCGCAAGTTGTGGCTGATGCACGCCCAGATTCAACTGATCGAGCGCAATGCCTTCGACGACCTCCAGTCTCTGGAGGAGCTCAACCTGTCCCACAACAACTTGACATCGCTGCCTCACGACCTCTTTACGCCCTTGCACCGGCTGGAGCGCGTCCACCTCAACCACAACCCCTGGCACTGCAACTGCGACGTGCTGTGGCTCAGCTGGTGGCTCAAGGAGACGGTGCCCAGCAACACCACCTGCTGCGCCCGCTGCCACTCGCCCCCCAACCTGAAGGCCCGCTACATCGGGGAGCTGGACCAGAGCCACTTCACCTGCTACGCGCCAGTCATCGTCGAGCCGCCCACCGACCTCAACGTGACCGAGGGCATGGCGGCCGAGCTCAAGTGCCGGGCGGCCACCTCCATGACCTCCGTCAACTGGATGACCCCCAACGGCACGCTGATGACCCACGGCTCATACCGGGTGCGCATCTCGGTCCTGCATGACGGCACGCTCAACTTCACCAACGTGACGGTGCAGGACACGGGCCTCTACACCTGCCTCGTCAGCAACTCAGCTGGCAACGCCACAGCCTCCGCTACCCTCAACGTCTCGGCTGTTGACAGCAGCAACAGCTACAGTTACTTCACCACCGTGACAGTGGAGACCGTAGAAGTGGTGGACGAGCCCAAGTCGACGGAGCGCGAGCCCGGGCCTACCCCTTCAGGCCACTGGGAGACGCCCTActccaccacctccctcaccccccgCAGCACTAAGTCCACCGAGAAGGCCTTCACTGTCCCCATCACCACGGAGGTGACAGACAACATCATGGCCGGCTTGGACGACGTGATGAAGACGACCAAGATCATCATCGGCTGCTTCGTCGCCATCACCTTCATGGCCGCCGTCATGCTGATCATCTTCTACAAGCTGCGCAAGCAGCACCAGCTCCACAAGCACCACGGCCAGGCCCGCACCATCGAGATCATCAACGTGGAGGACGACATGGCGGAGGCCACGCCCGGAGACAACTGCCTGACCCTCCCAGCCGTCGACCACGAGCATCTCAACCATTACACGGCCTACAAGGCCCATTACAACAACAACACCACAACCACCGGCGGCGGTGGCGGCGCCCTGAACTGCACCAAAAACCCGCTTCACAACTCTGTGCACGAACCGCTACTTTTTAAATCCAGCTCCAAAGAGAACGTGCAAGAGACGCAGATTTAA